The window ACGGCCGCGACGTTCTTCCGCATCGGGGACGGCGTGATCTTGCGCACGGCGTGCGCGAGCGCGACGTATCCGCCGGTGATCGCGGCGGTGCGCGTGCCACCGTCGGCCTGGATCACCTCGCAGTCGACGATCACGCTGCGAGACCCGAGCGCCTTGAGATCGACCGCGCTGCGCAGCGCTCGCCCAACGAGCCGCTGGATCTCGAACGTGCGTCCGCCGGGCCGGCCGGCGATGCTCTCGCGCTGACTCCGCTCGGGCGTGGAGCGCGGCAGCATCGCGTACTCCGCGGTCACCCAGCCCTCGCCTTTGCCTTCCAAGAAGCGCGGCACGCTGTCCTGGAGCGTTGCCAGGCACAGCACGACCGTGTCGCCGAACGAGATACGCGCGGAGCCTTCCGCGAACTTCGACACGCCGACCTCGATCGTGATCGGACGCAGCGCGTCGTTCGCGCGCCCATCGGGTCGCTTGAACTTACTCACTGCGTGGTCTTGTCCCACAGGGCGCGCATCTCGTCGGCAGAGTAAGACTCCAGCGGGCGACCGTCGGCGCGGGCGCGCGCCTCCACGCGCGCGACGTGCCTCATGAAGCGCTCGTTCGCCTCGCGCAGCGCGCTCTCGGCATCGAAGCCCTGCTCGCGCGCCGCGCCGACGAGGTCGAACAGCAGCTCGCCAAGGAACTCCGGGTCGTCAACGTCCACCGGAAGCTCGATGCGCGGCGGGATCATCCGCACGCGAGCGGCGCGCTCCTGCAGCCGCTCGGCGGCGAACAGCGCCGGTAGGTCTTTCGGCACACCGCCGAGCACGCTCTGTCCGTCCTTCGGACCTCCTCCCCCGCCGGCCCGCTCCTCGCGCTTGATGCGCTCCCATTGCCCGAGCAGATCGCCACCCTCGATCGCCACACCTTCGAAGACGTGCGGGTGACGGCGCACGAGCTTCTCGCCGAGCCGCCGCGCGACGTCCGCGATGTCGAACGCCCCCTCCTCGTGCGCGAGCTGGGCATGGATCGCCACCTGGAAGAGGAGATCGCCGAGCTCGTCGCGCAGCCGCTCGAGGTCACCGGAATCGAGCGCCTCCAGCGCCTCGTACGCCTCTTCGAGCAGATGCGGTCGCAGGGACGCGTGCGTCTGCTCGCGGTCCCACGGGCAGCCGTCCGGGGCACGAAGACGATCTGCGATGCGGCTGATGGCAGCGACGGACGCGAGATCGACGTATGGATCGACCGGTGGGAACACGACGAACCGCGCATCGGATGTGCCCACGGAGTCGAGCGTCAGCGAGCGTTCGCCGCCGGAGCCGAGCGCGATGAGCGGATGCGCGGCGGGATAGTGCTTGCGCAGCACGGCGAGGTCGGGCTTCGCGTCGAGGACGAGGACGACCGCGCGCAGCGTCGAGTACGAGTGGCGGTCGATCGCGCTCGCGGGGATGACGTCTACGCCGCCGGGAAACCGCGCGAGGAGCCGCTCGAGCGCCTCAGGAAGATCAGCCGTCGAGCTCGTGCCCGGGCACCAGCTTCTGAACGCCGTGCGCCTTCTTCTGCTGCTGGAGCCAGTACGTGTATGCGTTGTCCTTGATCTTCGTCTTCTGGTCGTCGTCGAGCGCGCGCGCCGGGTCCTTCTCGAGGATCTTGTACCAGACGGTGTTCGTCTTATCGCTGTGCTGGACGGTGCGCAGGCCGACGTCGAGGACGAAGATCTCGCTCTCGACACTGACGTCCGTCAACATGCCGCGCGCGTACCAGCCGAGCTCGCCGCCCTTGTCCTTCGTCGCGCTGTCTTCTGAGAAGTGTTTCGCGATCTCGGAGAACTCCGTGCCCGCGTCGAACGCCTTCTGGATATCCGCGACCTTCTTCAGCTGATCCGCGTACGTCTGGAAGTCACCGCCTGCGGTCGGGAACGGCGTCGAGACCTGGATCCAGGCGACCTTCACCTGCTCTGTCGGTGACTGCGTGTTCCGCTCCTGGGCGCGCTTCGTGTACTCCGCGCGGAGCAGCTCATAGCGGGCCCGCGCCTTGATCTCGTCGATCGGGATCTTGTACGAGACGGCGCGCTTCACGAAGTCGTTCTCTTCAGGTCCGCGCTTCTGCATCACCTGGAGGATGTGGTAACCGAACTGGCTCTTGACCGGATCCGAGACCTGTCCCATCGGCAGCGACTTCGCCGCCTCCTCGAACTCCTTGACGAACTGGCCCTTGGACACCCAGCCAAGGTCGCCGCCCGATTGCGCGTTGCTCGAGTCGTCGGAGTTGTCCGCCGCGAGCTTGTTCCAAAGGGCCTGGTCGTTGGGATCCTGCTTCAGCTGATCGGCGAGCGCGCGCGCCTTCGCGAGCGCGACGGAATCAGCGAGGTCTTTGTCATCGCCCTTCGGCGTGATGAGGATGTGGCGCGGGTGGTACTGGCCGAAGTCCTCGTTGTACTTGTCGTCGATCGCGGCCTGGTCGTACTTGATGCCGTCCTCGCGTGCGGCGGAATCGAGGATCGCCTCCTCGACGAGCGCATCAAGCGCGACGCCCTCGTATTCGGCCTTCTGCCTCAGGACCTGCGGGTCGTTCTCGTATCCGGGTGGTACGCCGAAGTCGACGTAGAAGCGCACGTATTGATACGCCAGCTCGCGCTTGTACTCGCGCAGCGACACCGAGTGGCCGTCGAACATCATCGCGGGCTTGAGGTTGTTGTCGTAGTAGCGCGAGGACGCGGCCCAGGCCACAAGGCCGAGCGAGAAGAAGAGGATCGCCGAGAAGATCGTCACGATGATCGTTTGCTGGCGGCGCTCGCGCTGCCACCGCGCCATGCGCTGACGCTGCGTGAGTCGCGGAAGAGGGATACGACGTGCCACGGGGAACCGAATTGTACCGGGCTAGCCGACGCGCCGATAGACGGCGAGCGTGTCGGCGGCGGCCCGGTCCCACGAGAAGCGCGCGGCGCGCGCCCGCGTACGCGCGCGCAGCTCCCGCTGCTTCGCCTCGTCCTCGAGATACGCGACGAGTGCGTCGCCAAGGGCGTCCGGATCGCCTGGCTCGACGAGGACGCCCGCGTTGCCAACGACCTCCTCGACGGCGCCGGCGCGATAGCCGACGACCGGCGTACCCGCGGCGAGGGACTCTAGCGGCGTCAGGCCAAAGCCCTCGAGCAGCGCGGCGTGGAGAAGGCATTCGGCGCCCGCGTAAAGAGCGGCCAGCGTCGCGTCGTCCACCCGACCGGTCACGACGACCCGCTCGCGGGGCGCTCGCGTCTGCTCCAGCGCGCGCGTGAGGTACGACGAGAGCTTTCCGAGATCGCCGGCGATGACGAGGCGAAGGTAGGGATGCGTTGCCGAGGCGCGGGCGAACGCCGCGAGGAGGCCCTCCATGTTCTTCCGTGGGTCGAACTGGCCGACATACAGAACGTACCGTCCGGGCACGCCAAAAGTTGCCGCGACCCGCCGTCCCTCCTCGGGCGATGGCGGCGCGAACTCGGTGTCGACCGCCTCGGGGATCACCGTCACGCGCTCGGGCGGGACGAGCAGCAGATCGACGACGTCGCGCCGAGTGGCCTCCGAGACCGCGATGATCGCGTCGGCGCGTCGCGCGAGCGCGTACTCCCAGGCGTGGCCGAGTCGCGCGTGCGGCAGGCGGAGGTAGTGCTGGGGCCAGCGCAGCGGCGCGAGGTCGTGGATCGTGATCACCGCGCGATACGTTCGCAGCGCGGGCAGCCCGAGCTGCGTCGAGTGATAGACGCGCGGGCGCGCGAGCGCGAGCTCCGCCGAGAGCAGGATCGGATCGACCGCGAGCATCGAGAGCTCCGGGCGTCGAAGACGAAGCGTGTTGAGATCGCGATGCGGTGGGAGAGGCGACATGTCGGCCGGCGGGAAATTTCGAAGGCGCAGCAGCGTCCATTCGATGTCATCCGGTGCGAGGCGCGCGAACGCCGCGAGCAGGTTGCGTGTGTAGCGACCGATTCCGCGAACACGGGCCACCGTTTGCAGATGGCGCGCATCGAAGGTGACGCGCAAGGCACATAGACTAGCCGCACGTTCATTTCCGTCGTCGTTCCCACGTACAACGAAGTCGGTTCGCTGCGCCACCTCGTGCCGCGCCTCGCGGCGGCGCTCGCGGTGCACACGTGGGAGCTGATCGTCGTCGACGACGGCTCGCCCGACGGCACCGCCGATCTCGCCGAGTCATACGCCGCCGTCCATCCCGTACAGGTGATCCGCAGGCCGGGCAAGGCCGGCCTCGCGTCCGCTGTCCTCGCGGGATTCGCGCAGGCGCG is drawn from Candidatus Limnocylindria bacterium and contains these coding sequences:
- the rph gene encoding ribonuclease PH, translated to MSKFKRPDGRANDALRPITIEVGVSKFAEGSARISFGDTVVLCLATLQDSVPRFLEGKGEGWVTAEYAMLPRSTPERSQRESIAGRPGGRTFEIQRLVGRALRSAVDLKALGSRSVIVDCEVIQADGGTRTAAITGGYVALAHAVRKITPSPMRKNVAAVSAGFVKGELMLDLAYAEDSIADADVNVVANSDGQLIEVQGTAEGRPFSKADFDQVLDLTLRGISQLIEAQRAALR
- a CDS encoding MazG family protein; translation: MLRKHYPAAHPLIALGSGGERSLTLDSVGTSDARFVVFPPVDPYVDLASVAAISRIADRLRAPDGCPWDREQTHASLRPHLLEEAYEALEALDSGDLERLRDELGDLLFQVAIHAQLAHEEGAFDIADVARRLGEKLVRRHPHVFEGVAIEGGDLLGQWERIKREERAGGGGGPKDGQSVLGGVPKDLPALFAAERLQERAARVRMIPPRIELPVDVDDPEFLGELLFDLVGAAREQGFDAESALREANERFMRHVARVEARARADGRPLESYSADEMRALWDKTTQ
- a CDS encoding peptidylprolyl isomerase produces the protein MARRIPLPRLTQRQRMARWQRERRQQTIIVTIFSAILFFSLGLVAWAASSRYYDNNLKPAMMFDGHSVSLREYKRELAYQYVRFYVDFGVPPGYENDPQVLRQKAEYEGVALDALVEEAILDSAAREDGIKYDQAAIDDKYNEDFGQYHPRHILITPKGDDKDLADSVALAKARALADQLKQDPNDQALWNKLAADNSDDSSNAQSGGDLGWVSKGQFVKEFEEAAKSLPMGQVSDPVKSQFGYHILQVMQKRGPEENDFVKRAVSYKIPIDEIKARARYELLRAEYTKRAQERNTQSPTEQVKVAWIQVSTPFPTAGGDFQTYADQLKKVADIQKAFDAGTEFSEIAKHFSEDSATKDKGGELGWYARGMLTDVSVESEIFVLDVGLRTVQHSDKTNTVWYKILEKDPARALDDDQKTKIKDNAYTYWLQQQKKAHGVQKLVPGHELDG
- a CDS encoding glycosyltransferase family 1 protein, whose translation is MRVTFDARHLQTVARVRGIGRYTRNLLAAFARLAPDDIEWTLLRLRNFPPADMSPLPPHRDLNTLRLRRPELSMLAVDPILLSAELALARPRVYHSTQLGLPALRTYRAVITIHDLAPLRWPQHYLRLPHARLGHAWEYALARRADAIIAVSEATRRDVVDLLLVPPERVTVIPEAVDTEFAPPSPEEGRRVAATFGVPGRYVLYVGQFDPRKNMEGLLAAFARASATHPYLRLVIAGDLGKLSSYLTRALEQTRAPRERVVVTGRVDDATLAALYAGAECLLHAALLEGFGLTPLESLAAGTPVVGYRAGAVEEVVGNAGVLVEPGDPDALGDALVAYLEDEAKQRELRARTRARAARFSWDRAAADTLAVYRRVG